The genomic segment CGCCGTCAAGGGCACGCCGCTGGAAGACCGCCCGCCGATCGATCCGCTCGACCTCGTGCGGATGTGCGCCACCGCCCGCATCGTCATGCCCAAGGCCCGCGTGCGCCTCAGCGCCGGCCGCAAGAGCCTGACCCGCGAGGCGCAGATCCTGTGCTTCCTGGCTGGCGCCAACTCGATCTTCTACGGCGAGCGCCTGCTCACCACCGCCAACAACGAGGCGGATGCCGACGCCGAGCTGCTGCGCGACATCGGCGTGCCGGTGCCCGAGGTGACGCTGGCCGCCGCGGAGTAGGGGCACGGTAAGGGGCACGGCAAGCCGGCCCTCACCTTGACTTGAAACGCCTCCCGTGAATGGTGCCGGCTCATTCTCAAGAGCCCGCCATGCACCGTTACCGTACCCATACCTGCGGGGCGATCCGCCCGTCCGATGTCGGGCAGACCGTCCGCCTGTCCGGCTGGTGCCACCGCATCCGCGACCATGGCGGCGTGCTCTTCATCGACCTGCGCGACCATTACGGCCTGACGCAGTGCGTGATCGATTCCGACTCGAAGGCCTTCAAGGCGGCCGAGACCGCCCGCTCCGAGTGGGTGATCCGCATCGATGGTCGCGTGCGCACGCGGCCCGCCGGCACCGAGAACGCGGAGCTGCCGACCGGTAGCGTCGAGGTCTATATCGACGACCTCGAAGTGCTCGGGCCCGCGGGCGAGCTGCCGCTGCCCGTCTTCGGCGACCAGGAATACCCGGAAGAGACCCGGCTCAAGTACCGCTTCCTCGATCTGCGCCGGGAGAAGCTGCACGCCAACATCATGAAGCGTGGCGCGATCGTGGATTCGCTCCGCCGCCGCATGCGCGAGGGCGGGTTCTTCGAGTTCCAGACGCCGATCCTGACCGCCTCCTCGCCGGAGGGCGCGCGCGACTACCTCGTGCCGTCCCGCGTGCATCCGGGCAAGTTCTACGCGCTGCCGCAGGCGCCGCAGCAGTTCAAGCAGCTCACGATGATCGCGGGCTTCGACCGCTACTTCCAGATCGCGCCCTGTTTTCGCGATGAGGACGCGCGAGCGGACCGTAGCCCGGGCGAGTTCTACCAGCTCGATATCGAGATGAGCTTCGTCACGCAGGAGGACGTGTTCCAGGCGGTCGAGCCGGTGCTGCGCGGCGTGTTCGAGGAATTCGCTGGCGGCAAGCGCGTGACGAAGGAATTCCCGCGCATCACCTACGCCGACGCGATGCTGAAATACGGCGTCGACAAGCCGGACCTGCGCAACCCGCTGATCATCGCCGACGTGACTGACGAGTTCGCCGACGACGCGGTGGAGTTCAAGGCGTTCAAGGGCGTCATCAAGTCGGGCGGCGTGGTGCGCGCCATCCCCGCCACCGGCGCCGCCGGCCAGCCGCGCTCGTTCTTCGACAAGCTCAACGACTGGGCCCGCTCGGAAGGCGCGCCGGGGCTCGGCTACATCGTGTTCGAGGAAGAGGGCGGGGCGCTCACCGGCAAGGGGCCGATCGCCAAGTTCATCCCCGCCGCGATCCAGGCGCGGATTGCCGAGAAGGCCGGTGCCAAGGCGGGCGACGCGGTGTTCTTCGCCGCCGGCACCGAGGCGAAGGCCGCCGCGCTCGCGGGCAAGGCGCGCATCCGCATCGGCGACGAGCTGAAACTCTCCGATACGGACCAGTTCGCCTTCTGCTGGGTCGTCGATTTCCCGATGTACGAGTGGAACGAAGAAGACAAGAAAATCGACTTTTCCCACAACCCGTTCTCGATGCCGAACTACGATCGCGAGGACTTCCTCGCGCTCGGCGACGGAGATTCGGAAAAAATCCTTGGGATCAAGGCGTTTCAGTACGACATCGTCTGCAACGGCATCGAGTTGTCCTCGGGCGCGATCCGGAACCACCGCCCCGACGTGATGGAGAAGGCGTTTGCCATCGCCGGCTACGGCCGGGACGTGCTGGAGGAGAAGTTCGGCGGCATGCTGAACGCCCTGCGCCTCGGCGCCCCGCCGCACGGCGGCATCGCGCCGGGTGTCGACCGCATCGTCATGCTGCTGTGCGAGGAGCCGAACATCCGCGAGGTCGTGCTGTTCCCGATGAACCAGCGCGCCGAGGATCTGATGATGGGCGCGCCCGCCGAGGCGACCTCGAAGCAGCTGCGCGAGCTGCACATCCGGCTCAACCTGCCCGAGAAGAAGGCGTAGCGCCTAAACCCTCTCCCGCCGCGGGGAGGGTGCCTGCGGAGCAGGCGGGTGAGGGGCCGGTTCCGCTTTGCCGGAAACGGCGCTCCCCTCGCCCGCCCCCTTCGGGGCCACCCGCCACCGAAGGGGAGGGAAGCTGCGCAGGACCTGATGCCGCCCCAGCCCACTCCCCTCACCGCCATCGTCGTCAGCCACGACAGCGCAGACGCCCTGCCCGCCTGCCTCGCGGCGCTGGCCCGCGAAGCCGTCCCGGCGATCGTGGTCGACAATGCCAGCCGCGACGGCTCGGTGGCGGTGGCGGAAGCCCACGGCGCACGGGTGATCGCCCATCCCCGCAACGAGGGCTATGGCCGGGCCAACAACATCGGCGTGCGCGCCGCCGAGGGGGCCCGGCACGTCCTCATCCTCAACCCCGATCTCGTGCTGCAACCGGGCGCCGCCACCGCGCTGCTGGCCGCGGCGCAGGCCTGGTCTGACGCCGGCCTCCTGGCGCCGCGCATCCACGAGCCGGACGGGCGCTTCTTCTACCAGCCGCGCTCGCTGCTCGCGCCCTACCTCACCAACCCGAAGGGCCGGCGTGATCTCCCCGAGGGCGACGCCTGCGCCCCATTCCTGTCGGGCGCCTGCCTGATGATCGAGCGGGCCCTCTTCCTGGACCTCGGCGGCTTCGACGAGAACATTTTCCTGTTCTACGAGGATGACGACCTCTGCCGCCGGGTGGCGGATGCGGGACGCGCGCTGGTCCACGTCCACGGCGCGGTGGCCCTGCACGGGCGAGGGCGCTCCTCGGCCCCGGCGCCGGGCCGGGTGTTTCGGACGCGCTGGCATCAGGCGTGGTCGCGGGCCTACGTCTCAAGGAAGTACGGCCTGCCCGATCCGAGCCCGGGAATGCTCGCCACCAACGCGCCGAAGGCGGCGCTCGCCGCCCTCGCCTTCCGCCGCTCGGGGCTGGAGCGCTACGGCGGCTCGGCGGCCGGCGCACTCGCCGCCCTGCGCGGGCAGAGCGCGCTGGCCCGCGAGGGGCTGGCACCGTGAGCCTGCTCTCGGGACCGACGATCGCGGAGGCGCTGGCGCGCCCGCACAACGCCTTCTCCGGCCTGCGGCTGGCGCTCGCCCTGATGGTGGTGGTCAGCCACGCCTTCAGCGTCGTCTCCGGCCACGCGCTCGACGAGCCGCTGGCCCGCGCCACCGGCTTCTCGCTGGGCGAGCACGCGGTGAACGGCTTCTTCGCCGTCTCGGGCTTCCTCGTCACCATGAGCTACGACCGGCGCGGCTGGCGCGACTACGTCATCGCCCGGAGCTTGCGCATCGGACCGGGCCTCGTCGCCGCGACCCTGGCGGTCTCGCTGCTGCTCGGCGGCGCCCTCACCCGGCTGCCGCTCGCCGAGTACTACGCCTCGCCGGAACTGTGGCGCTTCGTGCGCGGCACGCTCCTGTCCTTCAAGAGCAATGCCAGCCTGCCCGGCCTGTTCGAGGCCAACCCGTTCCGCAGCCCGCTCGGCACGGTCTGGACCCTGAAATACGAGACGATCTGCTACGCCGGTGTCCTCGTCATCGGGCTTCTCGGGCTCCTGCGGCGGCGCTGGGCCGTGCCGGCGCTCACCGCGGCCCTGGCCCTGTCGCTGGCGGTGCTCGAAGTGGTCCGGCCCGAGATGTCCAAGGGCACCGAGACGGCCCTGCGCCTGCCGCTGATCTTCGCCGCCGGGGCCTGCCTCTACCTCTGGCGCGATTCCATCCGCCTCACGCCGTGGCCGCTGCTCGTCCTGGCCGCGGGCCTCCTGCTGCAGGGCCACGCCCCCGCGCGGACGCTGCTCTTCCTCGGGGAGAGCTACGCGGCGATCTGGCTTGGCCTCCTGCCGGCACTGGCCCGCCCGGTCCTCGATCCGCCGGCTGATCTCTCCTACGGGGTCTATCTCTACGGCTGGCCGATCCAGCAGAGCCTGCACGCGCTCTGGCCCACGGCCTCCGCCCTGGCCCTGCTGGTGCCGGCCCTCCTGCTCGCCGGGCTCGTCGCCGCCGCCTCCTGGTACGCGGTCGAGAAGCCGGCCCTGCGCCTCAAGGCACGGGCGCTCGGGCGGCGCACACTGGGGACGATCGAACCGGCCGGTCCCTAAAGCGAATTTGATCCTCTCGCACCGCCCGTGCGTTTGAGATCCGCAGGGCGTGTCGACGCGCCGCTGTGATGGGGCGCCCTGCCCGCCCTAGCTACGGTGCCGGGTCCGTATCCCCGGCCCATTCCTCTCCCGGACGCCTGGATCACTGCCCACCATGAAGGTCGTCGTGGATCTCAACCGCTGCCAAGCCTACGCGCAGTGCATCTACGCGGCGCCGGGGCACTTCGCCCTGCACGGCCGGGAGGCGCTGGTCTACGACCCCTTCCCGGACGAGACCGCACGGGGCGAGATCGAGCGGGCTATCCATGCCTGCCCGGTGCGGGCGATCACCGCCTACCCCGATGCCGCCGACGCGGCGGCCGGAGAGGCGCGGTGACGACACCCCCTGAACGCATCGTCGTCGTCGGCGCCTCGCTGGCGGGCCTTGCCGCCGCCCATGCCCTGCGTGAACGAGGCTATGCCGGCCGCCTGACCCTGGTCGGCGCCGAGCCCCACCGACCCTACGACCGGCCGCCGCTCTCCAAGCAGGTGCTGCGCGGGCTCTACTCCGCCGACACCACCCTGCCCTGCCATCCCGATCTGCGCGCGGAGTTCCGCCTCGGGCAGCCGGCGACCCGGCTCGACCTGACCGGGCGCGTCGTCGAATGCGAAGACGGCAGCCGCCTGCCCTACGACCGCCTGTTGATCGCCACCGGCACCCGGGCGCGGCCCTGGCCCAACCCGGAGGAGGCCGCCCTCGCCGGTGTCTTCACCCTGCGCGACCGCGACGACGCCGAGCGGCTCGGCGCGCATCTGCGGACCAAGCCGCAACGCGTCGTCCTCGTCGGCGGCGGCTTCATCGGCTTCGAGGTCGCCTCGACCTGCCGCGATCTCGACATCCCCGTCACCCTGCTGGTGCGCGATGCCGTGCCGCTTACGGCCGCGCTCGGTCCCCGCCTCGGCGGCCTGATCGGCGAGGTCGCCCGCGAGAAGGGCGTCGATCTGCGCCTCGAATCCGAGATCGAGCGGATGGAGGGGGAAGCGGGCCGCCTCGCGGCCGTGATCCTGAAGGACGGCACGCGGATCGAGACCGACTGCCTCGTCGCAGCGATCGGCACGTTGCGCAACGTCGAATGGCTCGACGGTTCGGGGCTCGAGGCCGACGCGGGGGGCCTGCGCTGCGACGCCTTCTGCCGCGCCTTGCTCCATGACGGCCGCGTCGCCGAGGGCGTTTTTTGCGCGGGCGACGTGGCGCGCTGGCCGAACCCGCACGACGACGACGCCCTCGTGGCGGTCGAGCATTGGGGCAACGCCCGGGCGCAAGCCGAGACCGCCGCCGCAAACATGCTGGCGGGCGACGCCTCGGCGATGCGCCGCCACGACCACCTGCCCGATTTCTGGTCGCAGCAATTCGGCCTGACGATCAAGCTCGTCGGCTTGACCGAGGGCGCCGACGCCCTCGCGGTGGTGCATGGCTCGTTCGAGGAGCGGCGCCTCGTGGCCGCCTTCGGCAAGGCGGGCCGCACCGTCGCCGCCGCTGCCATCGACAGCGCCCGCTGGCTGCCCACCTACAAGGCCGCGATCCGCGAGCGCGCCCCATTCCCGCCGATCGAGGACGCCGTCGATCAGCCCCGCATCCGTGTGCAGGAGCCCTAGTCCCGTGAGCGGAAGCACACTGTTCGACCAGATCCTCGATCCCGCCAACCGGGCGAACCCCTACCCGCTCTACGCCGAGCTGCGAAAAATTCCCGTCGCGCGGCAGGAGGACGGCACCTACGTCGTCAGCGGTCATGCCGAGCTGGCGCGGCTGATCTCCGATCCCCGCATCAGCTCGGACGACCTGCCCGACCCGCAGAAATTCCGCTGGACCGGGCACCCCGTCACCGACCTGCTGGTGCGGCCGGTGCGGGCCGAAATCCGCAAGCGGCACCGCCCCTTCATCTTCCGCGATCCGCCCGATCACGACCGCCTGCGGGGGCAGGTGATGCGCTGCTTCACGCCCGAGCGGGTGCGCGGCATGCGCGCGAAGACGCAAGAAATCACCGACGACCTGATCGGCAAGATGCGCGGCAAGACCCGGATCGATCTCGTCGACGACTTCTCCTATCCGCTCCCCGTCACCGTGATCTGCGAGTTGCTCGGCGTGCCGCCGGAGGACGAGGCGCAGTTCCACGGCTGGGCGACGCAGCTCGCGACCGCGCTGGAGCCGAACCAGCGCGGCGACGCGGAGACGAGGGCCAAGAACGAGGTCTGCTTCACCGAAATCGCCGACTACCTCCAGGGACTGATCAAGGAGAAGCGCAAGGACCCGCAGCAGGACATCCTCTCCGACCTCGCGACCGACAAGGAGGGGATGAACGATTTCGACCTGATCGCCACCGCCGTGCTGCTGCTGGTGGCGGGCCACGAGACCACGGTGAACCTGATCACCAACGGGATGCTGACGCTGCTGCGCTTCCCCGAGCATGGGGAGCGCCTGCGCGCCGAGCCGGACCTCGCGCCGCGCCTGATCGAGGAATTGCTGCGCTACGAGCCGCCGGTCCATTACCGCACGCGCGTAGCGCTCACCGACATCCCGGTGGCCGGGATCACCATCCCGAAGGATGCACCAGTGATTTTCCTGCTCGCCGCCGCCAACCGCGATCCGGCGCGCTTTCCCGACCCCGACCGCTTCGATCCCGACCGGCCCGACAACCGCCATCTCGGCTTCGGCGGCGGGCTGCAGTACTGCGTCGGCGCTCCGCTCGCGCGGATCGAGGCGGAGGTCGCCCTGATCAGCCTCGTGCGGCGGCTGAAGGGCGTGTCCCTGATCGAGGACCCGCCGCCCTACCGGCCCGGCGCCTCGCTGCGGGGGCCGCGGCACCTGAGGTTGGCGCTGGAAGGTGTGACGGAAGAATAGGGGCTACCCGGATGCCGCCGGGTTCCCCTCTCCCCGCACGCGGGGAGAGGGCCGCGACGACCCTGTCGTCGGCGCGGTGAGCCCGAAGGGCGAGGGTGAGGGGGCGCATCCGAGAGAGACTCCTTCGCCCCCCTCACCTTCGGCTGCCGCCTCGCTTCATGCCCCGACAAGGGGGCATGAAGCCCTCTCCCCGCGCGCGGGGAGAGGGGATGCGCTCGCACCGCACCGGATCACCGGAAAAGATAAAGCGACCAAAAGAAAAGCGCCCGACCTTTCGGCCGGGCGCTCTCCCAAACGTCCCTGCGGACGCGACTTACGCGGTGAGAACCGTGGACGGCTCGACCTTCACGCCCGGGCCCATCGTCGAGGTGACGGCGATGCGCTGGATGTAGGTGCCCTTGGCGCCCGTGGGCTTCGCCTTGGCGACCGCGTCGGCGAAGGCCTTGATGTTCTCGACGAGCTTCTGCTCGTCGAAGGACACCTTGCCGACGCCGGCGTGGATGATGCCGGCCTTCTCGACGCGGAACTCGACCGCGCCGCCCTTGGCGGCGGCAACGGCGCCCTTCACGTCCATGGTGACGGTGCCGACCTTCGGGTTCGGCATCAGGCCGCGCGGGCCCAGCACCTTACCGAGACGGCCGACGAGCGGCATCAGGTCCGGGGTCGCGATGCAGCGATCGAACTCGATCTTGCCGCCCTGGACGATCTCGAGGAGATCCTCGGCGCCGACGATGTCGGCACCCGCTGCGCGGGCGTCGTCCGCCTTGGCGCCACGGGCGAAGACCGCCACGCGAACCGTCCGGCCGGAGCCGTTCGGCAGGTTGCAGACGCCGCGGACCATCTGGTCGGCGTGGCGCGGATCGACGCCGAGATTCATCGAGATCTCGACGGTTTCGTCGAACTTGGCCGAAGCCTTCGACTTCACCAGCTTGATCGCCTCGTCGATGGCGTAGAGCTTCATCGGCTCCAGACCCTCGCGGGCGGCGCGGATGCGCTTTCCTTCGCGTGCCATATCGCCCTCCCTTACGCGACGACTTCGAGGCCCATGGCTCGCGCGGAGCCACGGATCATCGCGACCGCCGCATCGACGGAGTCGCAGTTCAGGTCGGGCATCTTCTTCTCGGCGATCTCGCGAAGCTGGGCTTCGGTGATCTTGCCGACGGTCGGGCCCTTACCCGGGGTCTTGGAGCCGGAGGCCGGCTTCTTGCCGATCTTCAGGCCAACCGCCTTCTTCAGGAAGAAGGTGACCGGGGGCTGCTTCATCTCGAAGGTGAAGGAGCGGTCCTGATACGCGGTGATGATCACCGGGATCGGGGTGCCCTTCTCCATCTGCGCGGTCTTCGCATTGAAGGCCTTGCAGAATTCCATGATGTTGAGGCCACGCTGACCGAGCGCGGGACCGATCGGCGGCGACGGGTTGGCGGCGCCGGCCGGGACTTGAAGCTTCACGTAGCCCGTGATCTTCTTCGCCATGGGACTGCTCCCAAGAATTGCGCGTCGCCGGGCTGCCGAGGCACGGACGGACGGGCGGTTGCAGGTCGCGGTGCGATCCGTGGATCCCGGAGGCGAAGCCGGGCGGATCTCCCGCGGGGTTGTGGCGGTGCTCTCATGAAAGCATCGCCGTTTCCGGGCCGCGGCAGAGCCGCCGGCCGGAAAATCGAAGATCAGTCAGTGCCGACTGATCGCGAATTGCGAAGAAATCAGACCTTCTCGACTTGACCGTATTCCAGCTCGACCGGGGTGGCGCGGCCGAAGATCGACACCGCCACCTTGAGGCGCGAGCGGGCGTCGTCGATTTCCTCGACGGTGCCGTTGAAGGAGGCGAAGGGGCCGTCAGAGACGCGCACGGTCTCGCCGATCTCGAAGGAGACGGTATGCTTCGGGCGATCCACGCCCTCCTGCACCTGCCCCTTGATGCGCTCGGCCTCGGCGTCCGGGATCGGCACGGGCTTGGCCTTGTCGGCGCCCAGGAAGCCGGTCACCTTCGGGGTGTTCTTGATGAGGTGGTAGACCTCGTCGGTCAGGTCGCACTTCACGAGCACGTAGCCCGGGAAGAACTTGCGCTCGGCATCGACCTTACGGCCGCGGCGCACCTCGGTGACCTTCTCGGTCGGCACCATGACCTCGTCGAACAGTTCGGTCAGCCCACGCTGGGCCGCCTGATCCTTGATGGACTGGGCGACCTTATTCTCGAAGTTCGAGTAGGCGTGGACGATGTACCAGCGCTTCGACACGGGTCTCTCAACTCCTCGGCGTCCGTAAGACGCCTGCGATGACTCAGGCGCCGATCCCGAGGACCAGGCTGACGGCGAAGCGCATCACCTGATCGACGGCGACGAAGAACAGGCTCGCGACGACGACCATGATGAACACCATGATGGTGGTCACGGTGGTTTCCTTGCGGGTCGGCCACGTGACCTTGCGGCCCTCGTCGCGCACTTCGCCCAGGAACTCCACAGGGCCCACCCGCTTCGGCGCGGGGCGCGCGGGCCGGGTCGGGCGCTGGGGCGCGACGGGGGCCGTGCCGCGTTTGGGTCCGCGGGCCGCGTCGGCTTTCTTGGTCGCTTCGTTCGATGCCATGGCGCAACTGAAACCGGACAGGGCTCCGGGAACCACCGATCGCGGTGCGGGGACAATCGCGTCCCACACCGACAGCATCTGAGGATCTCGGAATGCGCCCGCTCTAGCGCAAGTGATCCGGCTTGTCGATGGGTTCGGGACGGGGTGCCGCGGGTCGGATGCCAGGTCGGTCTCGGCGTCGGGCTCGGTGGGCGCCGTGGCAGGAGTGGAGGGACTCGAACCCCCAACCCCCGGTTTTGGAGACCGGTGCTCTGACCAGTTGAGCTACACTCCTACGGCGCGCGCGGCGCGGCTCGCGTCATGCCGCAACCTGCGGCCCAAAGCAAGGGCAGGACGTCAGCAAGCAGAGTCATCGCTATTCGTCGTCCAGCTCGAAATCCGCATCCGCGAAGGGATAGGCCGCCTCGACGAGGTAGGGCCCGCCGCCGCGCGAGGTGCGGGCGGAGAACAGGGCTGCGCGGCGCGCCGTGAAGGTCAGACGGGGAAACACCCCCGCCTCCGTCAGCCTTCGCGCCACGGCCTCCGGCGAGGCCTCGCGGTTGAGGCGGGCCAGCGTCACATGCGGCGTGAACTTGCGCCGCTCCGGCGCGGCACCGGCCCGGCGGGCGATACGCTCGTGCTCTTCCTGCAAATCGATGAGTTCCGGCGTGGGGACGACCGAGGCGTAGAGCGCCCGCGGCCGGTCTCCGCCGAAGCTCGCGAGCCCGTCCAGCGTCACGGTGAGCGGCGCGCGCACCCGCGCCTCCCGCAGGCCGGCATCGACATCGGCAGCGATCATGTCGTCGATCTCGCCGAGGAAGCGCAGGGTGACGTGGTAGTCGCTCGGCTCGATCCAGCGCGCGCCGGGCAGGCCGCCACGGAAGAACGACAGCCGCTCGGCGATGTCCGGCGGAATCTCGATGCCGGTGAACAGGCGCGGCATAATTCGCTACCCCTTCTTCTCCGGATTCTGGCCCAGGCGGCCCAGGAAGGTTTCGACGCTCGGCAGGATGCCCTCGACGATCCGCTCGACGCCCTTGGCGGTGGGGTGCAGCCCGTCATCCATGGTGTTGGCGCGCTGGCCCGTCACGCCGTCGAGAAAGAACGGGTAGAGCACGAGGCCGTGCGCCTTGGCCAAGTCGGGATAGATCGCGTCGAACCGGGCGCGGTACTCCGTGCCGAGGTTCGGTGCGGCCAGCATGCCGGCGAGCAGCACCGGAATGTTGCGCTCCTTCAGCCGCGCGATGATCGTCTCGAGCGCCTTGCGCGTCACCGCCGGATCGGTGCCGCGCAGCATGTCGTTGGCGCCGAGTTCGAGAATCACGCCCTGCGTGCCGTCCGGCACCGACCAGTCGAGCCGGTCGAGCCCGCCGGTGCTGGTGTCGCCCGACACGCCGGCATTGGCGATCTCGACCCGGTACCCCTTGGCCTTCAGCGCCCGCTCCAGCACCGCGGGAAAGGCGGCGTCGGCCGGCAGGCGGTAGCCCGCGGTGAGGCTGTCGCCGAAGGCCACGAGCTTGAGCGGCGCCGGCTCGGCACGGGCCGAGCCGGGCAGCAGGCCCGCGGCGCCGACGAGCGTAGCTGCGGCTAAGAGGAGCATCAGCGCGGCCCTGCGCCGAAGGCGGCGCGGCCCCACATCGGGTGCGGCCGCCTCGCGCCGGGCGTCCAAGCATGACACAAGCCTGCCGGGTCCGGCTTCCGCTTCGTTCGCATGGTGCAAGACCGTATCCTTTCGCTCGGACATGTCCGGGTGGTTGCCAAGCTGCTCGCCAACTTCCCTGCCAAGATTCCCCGCCAAGATCGGTCGGTGCCTGATGTCGAACAAGGCCGTCTCTCTGTCGCAGATCGAGCTGAGCCTCGGCCGCGGCCCCGCGCGGGTGCATGTCCTGCGCGGCATCTCGCTCGATGTCGAGCGCGGCGAGGCGGTCGGACTCGTCGGCCCGTCGGGTTCGGGAAAATCGACCCTGCTCACCGTCATGGCCGGGCTGGAGCGGCCCGATACCGGTCGCGTCACCATCGCCGGCACGGATCTCGGCGGGCTCGATGAGGACGGGCTCGCGCGCTTCCGCGGCCGCAACATCGGCATCGTGTTCCAGGCCTTCCACCTCGTGCCGACCATGACCGCGCTGGAGAACGTGGCGCTGCCGCTCGAACTCGCCAACGCATCCGATCCGCACGGACGGGCGGCGGCGGAACTCGAGGCAGTGGGGCTCGGCCACCGGCTGCGGCACTATCCGGCGCAGCTCTCCGGCGGCGAGCAGCAGCGCGTGGCGATCGCCCGTGCGCTCGCGCCCGATCCGGCGATCCTGGTCGCAGACGAGCCGACGGGAAACCTCGACGAGGCGACGGGACGGCAGATCGTGGACCTGTTGTTCGGGCTCAAGCGCGACCGCGGCGCGACCCTGGTCCTGGTGACGCACGATCCCGGCCTCGCCCGGCTGTGCGACCGCACCGTGCGCCTGCGCGCCGGCCGGATCGAAGCGCCGGCCGAGGCGCAAGAAGCCTAAGTAAACAGGGCCTGGAAAAACGATGCCTTCCGGTGCCGGTCGGGCGCCGAAAGGCAAGCTCGTGTCAGGTGTTGAAGCCGTCTGCTCGCGCGTCGCGTCAGGCGAGGCGGCACCCAGAAGGATCAGGCGCTCAGCGGGGCGCCGATCCGGGCGCGGAGCTGAGCCCGCAGGTTCTGGTTGGCCGCGCTGCGGTCGGCGTCGAGGGCCCACATCAGGCGCAGGAGCCGGCTGATCGGCAGAGCCCGGTCCTCAATGGCCTCGGCAACCTGCTGCTGGATCGATTTCGAGGTCGCCATGAACGTCTCGGCCGTGGTCTGCATGAGTCGCATCCGGAAACGGGCTCGCCCCCCGCGGGGCGGGCTCTTAAACGGTTCCAAATCGCAAGGCCATAGGTTTGCCGGCTTGCAGTTAGCGGTTCCTTCGAGCGCCCGCGCCGCGCCTCACAGCTTTGTGAAGCCGGCACGTCGTCAGGCGAGCGGCGAGCGCGCGTAGCCGTCGAGCAGATCCTGCGGATCGCGGTAGATCGCGATGCATCCCGCCGCCGACAGCTCGGCCTCCGGGAAGCCGCCGCACAGGACGCCGATCGTCGAAAGCCCAGCGCCGGCAGCGGCTTGCGCATCGTAGGGAGTATCCCCGATCACCATCACCGCGTCTTTGGGGAGGCCGGGAAGCTTCTTCAGCACCGCCTCGAAGATGTCGGGATGCGGCTTGGATCGGTCGGCGTCGTCTGAGGTCGTGACCACGTCGACGAGATCGGTAATGCCCAGGATTTTCTGGTAGTTTTCCACCTCGTCCGCCTTGCCGGAGGACGCGAGCGCGACGGTCTGGCCTGCATCCCGCACATGGCTGAGCAGTGCCTTCACGGCGGGAAACGGCTTGGCCTGCGCGAGATAGGACCGCTTGAACAGATCGGAGCGGTAGGCCTCGATCGCTTCGCCCTCCCGGGCGAGCCGGTCGGCGTCCACGAAGACGGGCAGGAGCTGGTCGCCGCCCTTCCCGATCTGGCGGCGGACCTCGGCCTCCTTCGTCTCGATCCCGAAATGCGCAAAGGCCTCGACCCAGGCGCAGGCGTGCAGATCGACGCTGTCGAGCAGCGTGCCGTCGATGTCGAAGACGACGGCCTTGATGCGAGCGGACATCGAATCAGGCCCTCTCAGCGCGGAAACAGCTGGAGGCCGTCATCGGGGAGGAGATTGCGGGCGGGCCCGCCGGTCTGCTGGCCGCGGCCCTGCTGGTAGTAGGGCAGCTCGGGGCGACGGTCGTTGCCGCTGCCGGAATCGTATTCCCAGGGCGCGTTCCACGGCGCCCGGCCGCTCACCGCCGGCACGGCGGGGCCGGTGTAGAACGAATCGCCTGGCCGCATGGGCCCCGCCGCGGCGGCGCCGGCCGCCAGCATCGTGCCGAGGAAGACGGCGGCAGCACCTCGTCCGATCAACGTGCGCATCGCTTGTCATCCCCCGATCGTGGCCGCGCTCTGCCCGCGGAGCGCGAAGGGAAACGGCCGAGCCTGGTCCGCGTTCCGGGTCCTCGGGCTCGCTCGCCCCGACTTTCCCCGGATGGGCCTCAAAAAGCGAAGCCCGCCGGCCCCAGGGGGCGGCGGGCTCTCGAACCGCGTCTCGTTCAG from the Methylorubrum extorquens genome contains:
- a CDS encoding putative ABC transporter, ATPase (Evidence 3 : Putative function from multiple computational evidences; Product type t : transporter), which produces MSNKAVSLSQIELSLGRGPARVHVLRGISLDVERGEAVGLVGPSGSGKSTLLTVMAGLERPDTGRVTIAGTDLGGLDEDGLARFRGRNIGIVFQAFHLVPTMTALENVALPLELANASDPHGRAAAELEAVGLGHRLRHYPAQLSGGEQQRVAIARALAPDPAILVADEPTGNLDEATGRQIVDLLFGLKRDRGATLVLVTHDPGLARLCDRTVRLRAGRIEAPAEAQEA
- a CDS encoding putative 2'-5' RNA ligase (Evidence 3 : Putative function from multiple computational evidences; PubMedId : 8940112; Product type e : enzyme), producing MPRLFTGIEIPPDIAERLSFFRGGLPGARWIEPSDYHVTLRFLGEIDDMIAADVDAGLREARVRAPLTVTLDGLASFGGDRPRALYASVVPTPELIDLQEEHERIARRAGAAPERRKFTPHVTLARLNREASPEAVARRLTEAGVFPRLTFTARRAALFSARTSRGGGPYLVEAAYPFADADFELDDE
- a CDS encoding protein of unknown function (Evidence 5 : Unknown function) — protein: MQTTAETFMATSKSIQQQVAEAIEDRALPISRLLRLMWALDADRSAANQNLRAQLRARIGAPLSA
- a CDS encoding putative acyl-CoA thioesterase precursor (tesA-like) (Evidence 3 : Putative function from multiple computational evidences; Product type e : enzyme); protein product: MLLLAAATLVGAAGLLPGSARAEPAPLKLVAFGDSLTAGYRLPADAAFPAVLERALKAKGYRVEIANAGVSGDTSTGGLDRLDWSVPDGTQGVILELGANDMLRGTDPAVTRKALETIIARLKERNIPVLLAGMLAAPNLGTEYRARFDAIYPDLAKAHGLVLYPFFLDGVTGQRANTMDDGLHPTAKGVERIVEGILPSVETFLGRLGQNPEKKG
- a CDS encoding putative haloacid dehalogenase family hydrolase (Evidence 3 : Putative function from multiple computational evidences; Product type e : enzyme); this translates as MSARIKAVVFDIDGTLLDSVDLHACAWVEAFAHFGIETKEAEVRRQIGKGGDQLLPVFVDADRLAREGEAIEAYRSDLFKRSYLAQAKPFPAVKALLSHVRDAGQTVALASSGKADEVENYQKILGITDLVDVVTTSDDADRSKPHPDIFEAVLKKLPGLPKDAVMVIGDTPYDAQAAAGAGLSTIGVLCGGFPEAELSAAGCIAIYRDPQDLLDGYARSPLA
- the nusG gene encoding transcription termination factor (Evidence 2a : Function from experimental evidences in other organisms; PubMedId : 10383769, 1532577, 2137819, 7505669, 8422985, 9571053; Product type f : factor), coding for MSKRWYIVHAYSNFENKVAQSIKDQAAQRGLTELFDEVMVPTEKVTEVRRGRKVDAERKFFPGYVLVKCDLTDEVYHLIKNTPKVTGFLGADKAKPVPIPDAEAERIKGQVQEGVDRPKHTVSFEIGETVRVSDGPFASFNGTVEEIDDARSRLKVAVSIFGRATPVELEYGQVEKV
- the secE gene encoding Protein translocase subunit SecE, giving the protein MLSVWDAIVPAPRSVVPGALSGFSCAMASNEATKKADAARGPKRGTAPVAPQRPTRPARPAPKRVGPVEFLGEVRDEGRKVTWPTRKETTVTTIMVFIMVVVASLFFVAVDQVMRFAVSLVLGIGA